The Corynebacterium auriscanis genome includes the window GTTTTCCTGGGAAGGCGGATTGGTAGAAATCAGCGCGCCGGGCGTATCCAAGCGCACGGCCCTACAACGAGTGGCCAAGAGCATTGAGGTGCGCACCGAAGACATCATCGTTTTCGGGGACATGCCGAATGACCTGGAGATGTTGCGATGGGCTGGCACTGGGGTGGCGATGGGGAATGCGCGCGACGAAGTCAAGGCAGCCGCGGATGCGGTCACCGCCACCAACGATGATGACGGAGTGGCTGAATACCTCACCCGCTGGTTCAATTCCGCGGAAACCATGAGGGAGAACTAACCATGGCGACCATGGGCGAGGCTGTGCATCAGCGGGTCGAGAAGATCCGCGCACACCACGAGAAGCTGAAACGGCACCCGAGGTTCGGTTTCTTAGTGCGCCCCGTCACCTTGGTTGCGGGCTGGATTATGACCGTCCTGGGAATCATCGCGATTCCATTTCCCGGTCCTGGTTGGCTCATGGTGTTTGTTTCCATCGGTATTTTGTCCCTGGAATTAGAATGGCCGCACCGGCTTCTTAGCTGGTCAGTGCGCAAATACGACCAGATTGATACGTGGTTCAAACAACTGCCGCTGATTATCAAGGGCCTGATCGGTCTTCTCCTGCTGATTATCACCTGGTGCATTTTCGCCTTCCTGTTTTGGGCGGGGTGGAAACTGGGAATGTTGGATTGGACTCGCCCTTGGCTACAACCCGCCGTGGATTGGCTTCCCGACTGGCTGGGGTTGGAGTAGCCACACGCGCGGCGTCGTCCCAAAGAAAAGCCCCGGAGTGCCTGCCCTGCGAATGCCGGCGTGCCGGGTAACCTTGGCGCCATGAGTGAAAAAGCGAAGTACGACCTCATTGTTGTTGGCACCGGCCTGTTCGGACTGACCGTGGCTGAACGCGCCTCGACGCTCAAGGGAGCGCGGGTGCTGATGATTGAAAAGCGCTCGCACCTAGGCGGAAATGCTTACTCCGAGCGTGACCCGGAAACCAACATTGAGGTACACAAGTACGGCGCACACCTGTTCCACACGTCCAACGAGCGAGTGTGGGAATACGTCAACCAGTTCACGGAGTTCACGGACTACCAGCACCGAGTGTTCGCCATGCACGACGGCAACGCGTATCAGTTCCCCATGGGCCTGGGCCTGATCAACCAGTTCTTCGGCCGGTACTACACCCCAGATGAAGCAAAGAAGCTGATTGAGGAACAACGCGGAGACCAAGATCCACACAGTGCGAAAAACTTAGAGGAAAAGGCCATCGCACTGATCGGCGAACCGCTGTATGAAGCATTCGTGAAGCACTACACCGCCAAGCAGTGGCAGACCGATCCGAAGGATCTGCCGGCCTCCATCATCAGCCGCCTGCCGGTTCGCTACACCTTCAATAACCGCTACTTCAACGACACGTATGAAGGACTGCCGGTCGATGGCTACACCGCGTGGATGAACAAGATGGTGGAAAGCGACAATATCGACGTGCGCCTAGACACCGATTGGTTCGCCGCGCGCGAGGACATCCAGGCGGAGAACCCGGGAGCCCCCGTGGTGTACACCGGTCCGCTGGATAAGTACTTCAACTACCAGGAGGGCGAGCTGGGTTGGCGTACCTTGGACTTCGAGACTGAGGTGCTGGATACGGGTGACTTCCAGGGCACCTCGGTGATGAACTACAACGATGCGGACGTGCCCTACACTCGCATTCACGAGTTCCGGCACTTCCATCCAGAGCGCGAGGCGGAGCACGCCAAAGACAAGACGATCATCGTCAAGGAGTACTCCCGTTTCGCCGAGCGCGATGAGGAAGTGTACTACCCCATCAACACGCCCGAAGATCGTGACAAGCTACAGAAATACCGCGAGCTGGCCCAGCGCGAAACCGATGAGCACAAGGTGTTCTTCGGTGGACGTTTGGGTACGTACCAGTACTTGGACATGCACATGGCGATCGGATCAGCCCTGAGCATGTACGACAATAAAATCGCTGCGTTGCTGTAGGGAAGTAACCGGGAGCGATGCCTAGTCAAGCCCAGTGCGCTCGGCCCCCTGCGTTCCCTGATCACGGCACCAACCCCTGCCAATGCCCGGTTTGGGCGTGGCGGAGGGCGCCCTCGGCGGGGCAATCGTGGATAATTGATGGGTAATACTGTCTACGTGGAGGTCCGCTTCCAGCCCATGGCTGCTCAAACTAAGTCTGAAAACATGAGTGCTCAAGCTCAGTCTGAATCGCGCGATTCCTTCGATCCAACCCGTCTAGCTCGGGTTATCCTGCCGAAGCGCGGTGAACCACGGGATGTGCGCTCGCTTTACATCGTGGAAGACGAGCAGTCCACTGCTGGACGTGTCACCGCACTATCCCGCACATCGTGCACTATTCCCGGTGGCACCGAGATCTCCTTCGAATCCTATTTCAACGCGTTCCCGGCCTCCTACTGGCGCCGCTGGTCCCAGTTAGACGACGTGCAGCTGCGCATCGAGCTCACCGGTGATGCACGCGTGGATATCTACCGTTCGAAGATCGACGGTTCGCGTATTGCCGTCACCGGCGATGTAGTGGAGACTGATGAATCGGGCCGGGGGACTGCGGAGTTCACCATCTCGTTGGCGCCGTTTGAAGATGGTGGCTGGATCTGGTTCGACATCACGTGCGAATCCGCCGTGACCATTCACTCCGCTGGTTGGTACGCGACGAAACCGGCCGAGGGCCAGGTTTTAGTATCCGACGCCACGCTGACAGACCCTACGACCGGAGCAGAGAAGCGATACTCCGCGGGGGACGTTCTGCCGGTAGCCGAACCGCGCGTGACAGTGGGCATTCCCACGTTCAACCGGCCCACGGACGCGGTGGCGGCGCTCGAAGCACTGTCTTCCGACCCGGTCGTGGATGCAGTGATCGATGCCGTGATCATGCCGGATCAGGGCGATAAGCACCCCGCAGATGAGCCGGGATTCCCCGCGGTAGAGGCCCACTTCGGCGACCGCCTGCGCATCTGCCCGCAGGGCAACCTCGGTGGCTCCGGTGGTTACTCCCGCATCATGTATGAGGCCCGGCACGCAGAGCGCGGCACTGATAGCCCATTCATTCTGTACATGGACGATGACATCCAGATTGAGCCGGACGCGGTCTTGCGTTCCTTGGCTGCTGCCCGCTACGCTACGTCGCCGATGTTGATCGGTGGCCAGATGCTGAACCTGCAGGAGCGCAGCCACCTGCACACTATGGGTGAAGTGATCGACCGCGGTTCCTTCATGTGGACTGCCGCGCCACACACGCATTACGATCATGATTTCTACAAGCATCCTCTGCGCGATCGCGGATCATATGGCAACAATGCCTCCGGTGAAGAGATCGATTCCAAGGATCTACACCGTCGCATCGACGTGGATTACAACGGCTGGTGGATGTGCATGATCCCACGGGTCGTCGCGGAAACCATCGGTCAGCCCCTACCGCTGTTCATCAAGTGGGATGACGGCGAATTCGGCCTCCGCGCGAAGGATGCAGGATTCCCCACCGCATCGTGGCCAGGCATTGCGATTTGGCACATGGCATGGTCCGACAAAGACGATGCCATTGACTGGCAAGCATACTTCCACCTGCGGAACCGCCTGATCGTAGCTGCCATCCAGCACGATGGTTCCCCGCGCGGCATTATCACTTCGATGGCTAAAGCGACAGCCAAGCACCTTTTGTGCTTGGAATACTCCACCGTTGCTATCCAAAATGAGGCGATGAAGGACTTCTTGGCAGGCCCCGAACAGCTCTTCGGCATTCTGGATACTGCACTGCCACGCATCAACAAGCTGCGTAAGAACTACTCCGATGCCCAGGTGTTGCCCAGCGCTACCGCGCTTCCTGCGCCATCCGGTGGACCAGCAGGCCTGACCGATATTCCAACCAACCCGGTTGCCAAAATAAAGACTCTCACCCGGGGGCTGCTGAACAACTCCCGTCCTGCCGATGCTCGCCACCACCACACACCACAGGTGAACCTGCCACCCATCGAAGCCCGCTGGTTCAGCCTATCCCGTGTGGATGGTGCTACTGTCACCACCGCAGACGGCAGGGGAGTGGTGTACCGCAAACGTGACCGTGGCCAGATGATCGCACTGGCCAAGGATTCCGCCCGTTTGCAAAAGGAGGTGGCAGCCCGCTTCGACGAGATGCGTACGCGTTACCGCGCCGCACATCCAGAGCTCACCAGCCGCGAAGCATGGGCCAAGATCTTCGAGCCGGCCCACGCCACCGCGACGGGTACCACCACTGCTCAGGAGAAAAACTAACGTGAATACCGCGAATACCGCGAATAGTGCTGCGGGTAGTGCCAACACCGCGGACAGTGCCACGGGCACCACTAACACCGCGGACAGCGCCGCGAATGGCACCAACACCGCGGACAGTGCCACAATCCCGGGCGACCCGTGGAAAGAATCTGACCTCCTAGTCGCGATTCAAAAAAGCATCTCCCACCAACCCGGTGTGATGTCAACCGCACGGTTGATGAGCTTTTTCGGCGAGCACGCCCTCGGATGGATGGCCCTGGCAGCCGCCGGATGCGCACTAGATAAACCGCGACAGAAGCAGTGGCTAGCCACGGGCGTGGGCGCCTTCTCGGCACACGCGGCCTCGGTGATCGTCAAGCGTATTATCCGCCGGCCTCGCCCGCACGATCCGCGTATCACTATTGGAGTGGGAACCCCGTCCAAGTTGAGCTTCCCTTCGTCGCACGCTACGAGTTCCACCGCGGCGCTCGTCGGTACCGCTCAAACGATTGGTAGCCCGCTACCATTGGTAGGCGTTCCCGCGATGGCCCTTTCCCGTTTGGTACTGGGTGTGCACTATCCAACCGACGTTGTACTGGGCAGCATTATCGGCGCCACCACCGCCGGTATCACGCGCAAGTTAATGCTCGGCTAAAGCGCTGGGCGTCGAATAAAAGAAGTAACAGGACAGGAGAAGAAACGGTGAGCGAACAGCAAAACCGTCCGGAAACCCTGCTCGGTTCCGAACCTCACACCTCGGGTCTGGAGCCCGAGCGTGGCCGGTCCGAGACGAGCGTCCCGACGGATACTTCGGGACCGCGCGCACCGCGTAACCTGCCAGAGGCCATGGTCAAAGCACTGCGCCCGAAGCAGTGGGTGAAAAATGTCCTGGTTGTCGCAGCTCCGGCGGCGGCGGGCAGCTCCTCGCTGTTCCACGGTCGAGTGCTGCTGGACGTGGTGATCGCGTTCGTGGCTTTCTGCCTGGCGGCCAGCTCCATCTACTTGGTCAATGACGCGCGTGATGTGGAAGCCGACCGCGCCCACCCAACCAAGCGATTCCGCCCCATCGCCGCCGGTGTACTTCCAGTGAACCTGGCTTACGCGATGGCCGTGGTGCTGATTATTCTGGCGATTGGTGGCTCGTTCTTAGCGACCTCCGGGTCCAATTTGGCCATTGTGGTTACCGTGTACATCGCCCTGCAGCTGGGGTACTGCTTCGGTTGGAAGCACCAGCCAGTGATTGATATTGCCCTAGTGAGCTCCGGGTTCATGCTGCGTGCGATGGCCGGCGGTGTAGCGGCCTCTATTGTCCTGTCCCAGTGGTTCCTGCTGGTGGCGGCCTTCGGCTCCCTGTTCATGGCAGCCGGTAAGCGCTACGCAGAGTTGAAGCTATCGCTGCGGTCCGGCGCCAAGATACGCAAGTCACTCGAGAGCTACACCCCGACATACCTGCGCTTCGTTTGGACTCTCGCCGCGACTGCCGTGGTGCTGTGCTACGCGCTGTGGGGCTTTGATCTGTCCCAGCGTTCCGATGGTGCGGTGGCTGTGTGGTACCAGATCTCCATGGTTCCCTTTACCGTTGCAATCCTGCGCTACGCCGCGGATGTGGATCGTGGCGAAGGTGGCGCCCCCGATGAGATCGCCCTGAATGACCGCACCCTGCAGCTGCTGGCGCTGACATGGATTTTCACCATCGCTATGGCGGTATACATCGTGCCGGCGCTTTGAGTTGCTTGGCTTTAACCGGCGGGGTTTGAGTAGGGGAGCTGGACCTGGGCTCTCTTGAACGCCCCTGGGGCTGGTTTTCGCGCGCTGAACTTGGGGCCGGTATTCTCGCGTTGAACCTGGGGCCGGTTTTCGCGCGCCGAGCTTGGGGCCGGTTTTCGCGCGCCGAGCTTGGGGCCGGTTTTCGCGCGCCGAGCTTGGGGCCGGTTTTCTCGCGCCGAGAAACAAATGTGCAGCAGAAGTCCAACAAAAACGCGTCATTTTGTCTGAGTTCTGCTGCACATTGTGTGGACTAGTGCGTGGGCAGTGGTCTCCTCGCTACATCGGTGTTCGTTATCCGGGGGTGTGGACTAGTGCGTGGGCGGTGGTCTCCTCGTTAGATCGGTGTTCGTTATCCGGGGATGCGAACTAGTGCTTGGGCAGTGGTCTCCCTGCCCCTGCCCCTCAACACTCACCTACCCCTTTGGGTGGGTGTCTTCTTTTGGGGTATGTCCGGGCTGCCTGAAAGTGGTGCTCGACGACAAATTTGCGGTTCCGTGGGCGGCAACCTCTGCCGTGTGGCAGAAGTATTAGTTAGAAACGTAACTTTTTGGTAACATCACCACTCGACGTTAAACCACTTAAGGGAGTCAAAGTAAATGAACGCTCATCAGACTGCACAGGGTTGGGGAAAGAAGATCCTCGCCTTGATGGTGGCGCTGACCACCGCAATGGGCTTGGCTACCGTTGCCGCACCTTCGGCCTCGGCCGCGGATAACCGCACCCGCCTGCGCCCCGGTTGCACCTGGAGCCCATACAAGTTCTACGTACAGAACTGCTGGGTTAACTCCCCAGCAATGGGTCAGAAGATTAAGGTACAGATCAAGCCGTCCTCCCGCGGTGGTAACGCGGGCATTTACCTCCTCGACGGCCTTCGCGCGCGCCAGGATTGGAACGGCTGGACGTACCAAGGCCGCGGCGTGGACATGTTTGTCAATGACAATGTCACGCTGGTGATGCCCGTTGGTGGCCAGTCTCAGTTTTACGCGGACTGGATCGCGCCGTACGGTGGCACGGGTGGGCCGAAGAAGCCGAAGTGGGAGACCTTCCTCACCCGCGAACTCCCTAACTACCTGCAGCGCCACTTCGGTGTAAGCCCACGCAACAATGCCGTTGTGGGCCTGTCCATGGGTGGTACGGCCGCAATGAACCTCGCCGCTTGGCACCGCAATCAGTTCAAGCACGTTTCCTCTCTGTCTGGTTACCTGAACCCAACGTGGCCTGGCATGTACTTGGGTATCCAGTACGCAATGATGCAGGGTGGCGGTCCGGGTGCTCGCATCTGGGACATGTGGGGTTCCCCAGTGGACCCAACCCGCTTCCGCAATGACCCAACCATTCAGGCCGGCCGTTTCGCCGGTATGCCGATGTACCTCTCTGCCGCTGGCGGAATTACCACCTCTCAGGAAAACTTCCTCGGCGACCCGATCGGCGTGGCATCGGGCGTTGCCCTAGAGTGGCTATCCCGTACTTCCACTGCGAAATTCGAGGTCGCAGCTAGGGTTGCGGGTGCTCGCCCAGTGGTTAGCTATCCAATAACTGGAGTCCACAACTGGCCTTACTGGAACATCGAGCTGCGTAACGCTCGTCCTCACATCCTTCGTGCTCTACATGCTTAGGTGACTCATATCGGGTTAAAACCCTCTAAGGCTTGTCAGCCTTAGAGGGTTTTTCGTGTCCCAGCGGTGGGCGGCTGATGCTGTGTTCTGGTGGTACTCTTTGCCTCGTCACGATTAACGATCCAAGGCGAGCCTGCAGTGAGTCCAAGCACTTTTTTTCGACAAGCACGCGAAACTGTTCTTCCCGTAACGTCCAATCCCCATGGCCCGCTACCTCCGCTGCTTCTGGTCTGGACGGTAGTAACTGGACTCGTGGATGCTTATTCTTACCTGCAGCTTAACCACGTTTTCGTAGCCAACATGACGGGAAATGTTGTGTTCTTAGGCTTTTCCTTTTCTGGGGTCTCTGGTTTTGCGTGGTGGGCCTCGCTCCTGGCTATCGTGGCCTTCATGACGGGGGCGAAACTTGGTGGGGGCTTTGCACACGTGAGGAAACCCCGTCACCGTGGCTCACTGCTATTTAGAGCTGGGATGGTTCAGATGCTGCTTTTCGCTGCATCCGCACTTTTGGCCTTTGTTCTGCCACCGAGCCAAAGTACTGCCAGTTTGGTGATGCTGGTTATCGTTCTTTCCGTAGCGATGGGTCTGCAGAATTCAATTGCGCGAGAGCTGTCGGTTCCCGACCTCACTACGACTGTTCTTACGCTGACCATCACCGGGCTTGCAAGTGATGGCGAAGGGAGCCACAAAACCAACAATGCTGGTCGGCGTGTCCTTTCGATTATGTCCATGGCGCTGGGTGCTTTGGTTGGAGGGGCCATGGTGCATGTTGGAACTGGATACTTGGCATTGCTGATCGCGGTTGCGCTTACTGCGGTTATAACGTGGCGGGCGTTCAGCTTGCGCAATGTCACCGCCGAATGGGCGCGGTTGGCGTAGGGGCCAATTCGTCCTCGGATTTCCCAAGCCGTTGGTTTTGTGGGAAAAGCTAATTCTTGCTAGATTTTTCGTGGTAGCCTAACCCTCAAGTAAAACTTTAAGTTTGCTGCGTGTTACACAAGCGGATAGCTAAACGCTTGTAATAATGACTACTGTCAATTGCCACGCGCGCCAGTATCGAAGCGGGAGGGGAACCTGCTTCGGTCCTAGCTCCGCACGACCAACTCGACATAGCTGACGCTCACGAAGGAAAGAATGTAACTTATGCGCCCTGCCGCGATTAAATCCCCCCGCTTCCGCTCCGCACGTCGCGTGAGCGCTGCTTCCTTGGCCCTGCCGCTCGCTGTTGCAATGGGCCTATCTTTGGCACCTGTAGCCCCAGCTCAGCAGGCACCAGGTTCCCTGTCCTCCAGCAGCCCTGGATCCGGCACCGGATACCTGAACCCGGATAACCTCCCCAAGCGCACACCACAGAAGGTCACCGAGCAACCCCTGCAAGGCCTGCCAGAAGGCGTGAGTGTTGATCGCGTGGAGTGGATTACCGATCGCTGGGCGAACGTCTTCATCAACTCGAAGGCTATGCCAGGCAAGCCCATCAAGGTGCAGATCCTGCTGGCCCGTGATTGGTACAAAACTCCAGACAAGAAGTTCCCAACCGTATGGGCGCTCGACGGTCTGCGCGCCCGTGACGACGAATCCGGTTGGACCTTGGCCACGAACATTACGTCCTTCTACGCCGATAAGAACGTCAATGTGGTGCTACCAGTCGGCGGCGAGTCCTCCTTCTACACCGACTGGCAGCAGCCAGACAAGGGCAAGCACTACAAGTGGGAATCCTTCCTCACCCAAGAGTTGCCCGCTGTCCTGCGTGAAGGCTGGCGCTCCACGGAAGACCGCGCGATCGTTGGCCTTTCCATGGGTGGCACCGCCGCAATGAACCTAGCCGAGCGCTTCCCTAAGATGTGGAAGTTCGTCGGTTCCTTCTCCGGCTACCTAGACACCACCTCCTATGGCATGCCACAAGCAATCGGTTACGCTACCAACGACGGTGGCGGCTACGATGCCCAGAAGATGTGGGGGCCATATGGCAGTCAGGACTGGACGGATCACGATCCGAAGCTGGGCATCAAGGACCTCGGTGACATGACTGTCTACGTTTCAGCTGGTAACGGTAACGCGGGCAAGTACGACAAACCGGGCGCTCTGCCCGGACTGCCTGCCAACATGGCCGGCTTTGGCTTGGAGGCAATGTCCCGTATGACCACCGAGACCTTCGTGCGCTACGCGAAAGCCGCCAACAAGAAGGTCATTACCCAGTTCCGCCCGTCGGGCACCCACGACTGGCCATACTGGCAGTTCGAGATGACCCAGGCATGGCCTTACATTGCCGATACTCTGAACCTGCCGGAATCCGATCGTGGCGCATCCTGCCAGCCCGTTGGGGATATTGCGAAGCGCGTGAGCGAGTTCCCGCAGCTCGGCGCTTGCATCTCTGATGAGTACGACGGTGCGGGCAAGGGGAAGATTCAGGACTTCCGCGGCGGTCGTGCTTACTGGAGCCCAGAAACCGGTGCTCACTTCCTGTGGGGTCGTATCGGTGCTCTGTATTCCAGCCTGAAGGGCACTCACTCGTGGCTGGGCTACCCGAAGAGCGAAGAAATCTCGATCTCCAACGGACGCGGTCGCTTCGTGGCGTTTGAACACGGCAACATCTACTGGACCCCAACCACCGGTGCTGTCGCTGTAGCCAAGGACATCCTGGGCACCTGGGGCAAGATCAAGTACGAAAATGGCCCGCTCGGTTACCCAACGGCTGAAGCAAAGAAGATGGGCGACGGCTGGGTGCAGCAGTTCGAAAACGGCGTTATCACCCGTGATAAGGACGGCAAAACCCAGTACGTGCAGGGTGAAATCTCTAAGAAGTACATGTCGGTCAAGGGGCCAGAGTCTAAGCTCGGTTTCCCGGTTACCGGTGAAAACTCCCTGCCGAACAACAAGGGCAAAATGTCCGAGTTCACGGGTGGATTTATTTACTGGTCCCCAGCTACCGGCGCACACATCATCTACAAGGGTGCGATCTTCGATGCATGGGGCGAGGAAAAATTCGAACAGGGCAAATTCGGCCTGCCCACCGCTGATCAGGAAGCTATTCCAGCCGGTGGCCAGATCGTGAAGTTCCAAGGCGGCACCATCAGCGAAGTAAACGGCAAGATCGTCAAGAAGTAACGGCAAGATCGTCAAGAAGTAGCGGCACGGTCGTCAAGAAGTAACGGCAAGATCGTCAAGAAATAGGGCGAATCCCGCCGGAGTTACAAGCCTTTGGCGATGGTGGCTTCAGGCAACCATCAGCCAAGGGCTTTAGTCTTTTTCTGGACACATCTACCGTGCTCACATCACTCCCGGCCTCCGCATGGTCGGGGACAAAACTCACAACCTCACAAGGAGTCCATGT containing:
- a CDS encoding TIGR02611 family protein codes for the protein MATMGEAVHQRVEKIRAHHEKLKRHPRFGFLVRPVTLVAGWIMTVLGIIAIPFPGPGWLMVFVSIGILSLELEWPHRLLSWSVRKYDQIDTWFKQLPLIIKGLIGLLLLIITWCIFAFLFWAGWKLGMLDWTRPWLQPAVDWLPDWLGLE
- a CDS encoding phosphatase PAP2 family protein gives rise to the protein MPGDPWKESDLLVAIQKSISHQPGVMSTARLMSFFGEHALGWMALAAAGCALDKPRQKQWLATGVGAFSAHAASVIVKRIIRRPRPHDPRITIGVGTPSKLSFPSSHATSSTAALVGTAQTIGSPLPLVGVPAMALSRLVLGVHYPTDVVLGSIIGATTAGITRKLMLG
- a CDS encoding YoaK family protein encodes the protein MSPSTFFRQARETVLPVTSNPHGPLPPLLLVWTVVTGLVDAYSYLQLNHVFVANMTGNVVFLGFSFSGVSGFAWWASLLAIVAFMTGAKLGGGFAHVRKPRHRGSLLFRAGMVQMLLFAASALLAFVLPPSQSTASLVMLVIVLSVAMGLQNSIARELSVPDLTTTVLTLTITGLASDGEGSHKTNNAGRRVLSIMSMALGALVGGAMVHVGTGYLALLIAVALTAVITWRAFSLRNVTAEWARLA
- a CDS encoding alpha/beta hydrolase — protein: MNAHQTAQGWGKKILALMVALTTAMGLATVAAPSASAADNRTRLRPGCTWSPYKFYVQNCWVNSPAMGQKIKVQIKPSSRGGNAGIYLLDGLRARQDWNGWTYQGRGVDMFVNDNVTLVMPVGGQSQFYADWIAPYGGTGGPKKPKWETFLTRELPNYLQRHFGVSPRNNAVVGLSMGGTAAMNLAAWHRNQFKHVSSLSGYLNPTWPGMYLGIQYAMMQGGGPGARIWDMWGSPVDPTRFRNDPTIQAGRFAGMPMYLSAAGGITTSQENFLGDPIGVASGVALEWLSRTSTAKFEVAARVAGARPVVSYPITGVHNWPYWNIELRNARPHILRALHA
- a CDS encoding glycosyltransferase, translating into MSAQAQSESRDSFDPTRLARVILPKRGEPRDVRSLYIVEDEQSTAGRVTALSRTSCTIPGGTEISFESYFNAFPASYWRRWSQLDDVQLRIELTGDARVDIYRSKIDGSRIAVTGDVVETDESGRGTAEFTISLAPFEDGGWIWFDITCESAVTIHSAGWYATKPAEGQVLVSDATLTDPTTGAEKRYSAGDVLPVAEPRVTVGIPTFNRPTDAVAALEALSSDPVVDAVIDAVIMPDQGDKHPADEPGFPAVEAHFGDRLRICPQGNLGGSGGYSRIMYEARHAERGTDSPFILYMDDDIQIEPDAVLRSLAAARYATSPMLIGGQMLNLQERSHLHTMGEVIDRGSFMWTAAPHTHYDHDFYKHPLRDRGSYGNNASGEEIDSKDLHRRIDVDYNGWWMCMIPRVVAETIGQPLPLFIKWDDGEFGLRAKDAGFPTASWPGIAIWHMAWSDKDDAIDWQAYFHLRNRLIVAAIQHDGSPRGIITSMAKATAKHLLCLEYSTVAIQNEAMKDFLAGPEQLFGILDTALPRINKLRKNYSDAQVLPSATALPAPSGGPAGLTDIPTNPVAKIKTLTRGLLNNSRPADARHHHTPQVNLPPIEARWFSLSRVDGATVTTADGRGVVYRKRDRGQMIALAKDSARLQKEVAARFDEMRTRYRAAHPELTSREAWAKIFEPAHATATGTTTAQEKN
- the glf gene encoding UDP-galactopyranose mutase, whose amino-acid sequence is MSEKAKYDLIVVGTGLFGLTVAERASTLKGARVLMIEKRSHLGGNAYSERDPETNIEVHKYGAHLFHTSNERVWEYVNQFTEFTDYQHRVFAMHDGNAYQFPMGLGLINQFFGRYYTPDEAKKLIEEQRGDQDPHSAKNLEEKAIALIGEPLYEAFVKHYTAKQWQTDPKDLPASIISRLPVRYTFNNRYFNDTYEGLPVDGYTAWMNKMVESDNIDVRLDTDWFAAREDIQAENPGAPVVYTGPLDKYFNYQEGELGWRTLDFETEVLDTGDFQGTSVMNYNDADVPYTRIHEFRHFHPEREAEHAKDKTIIVKEYSRFAERDEEVYYPINTPEDRDKLQKYRELAQRETDEHKVFFGGRLGTYQYLDMHMAIGSALSMYDNKIAALL
- a CDS encoding decaprenyl-phosphate phosphoribosyltransferase — protein: MSEQQNRPETLLGSEPHTSGLEPERGRSETSVPTDTSGPRAPRNLPEAMVKALRPKQWVKNVLVVAAPAAAGSSSLFHGRVLLDVVIAFVAFCLAASSIYLVNDARDVEADRAHPTKRFRPIAAGVLPVNLAYAMAVVLIILAIGGSFLATSGSNLAIVVTVYIALQLGYCFGWKHQPVIDIALVSSGFMLRAMAGGVAASIVLSQWFLLVAAFGSLFMAAGKRYAELKLSLRSGAKIRKSLESYTPTYLRFVWTLAATAVVLCYALWGFDLSQRSDGAVAVWYQISMVPFTVAILRYAADVDRGEGGAPDEIALNDRTLQLLALTWIFTIAMAVYIVPAL
- a CDS encoding alpha/beta hydrolase-fold protein, with product MRPAAIKSPRFRSARRVSAASLALPLAVAMGLSLAPVAPAQQAPGSLSSSSPGSGTGYLNPDNLPKRTPQKVTEQPLQGLPEGVSVDRVEWITDRWANVFINSKAMPGKPIKVQILLARDWYKTPDKKFPTVWALDGLRARDDESGWTLATNITSFYADKNVNVVLPVGGESSFYTDWQQPDKGKHYKWESFLTQELPAVLREGWRSTEDRAIVGLSMGGTAAMNLAERFPKMWKFVGSFSGYLDTTSYGMPQAIGYATNDGGGYDAQKMWGPYGSQDWTDHDPKLGIKDLGDMTVYVSAGNGNAGKYDKPGALPGLPANMAGFGLEAMSRMTTETFVRYAKAANKKVITQFRPSGTHDWPYWQFEMTQAWPYIADTLNLPESDRGASCQPVGDIAKRVSEFPQLGACISDEYDGAGKGKIQDFRGGRAYWSPETGAHFLWGRIGALYSSLKGTHSWLGYPKSEEISISNGRGRFVAFEHGNIYWTPTTGAVAVAKDILGTWGKIKYENGPLGYPTAEAKKMGDGWVQQFENGVITRDKDGKTQYVQGEISKKYMSVKGPESKLGFPVTGENSLPNNKGKMSEFTGGFIYWSPATGAHIIYKGAIFDAWGEEKFEQGKFGLPTADQEAIPAGGQIVKFQGGTISEVNGKIVKK